One region of Pygocentrus nattereri isolate fPygNat1 chromosome 14, fPygNat1.pri, whole genome shotgun sequence genomic DNA includes:
- the mchr1b gene encoding melanin-concentrating hormone receptor 1 codes for MDFITDPEDNSSFQYNLSGIVHADPSEPYHNVLMPSIYGVICFVGIIGNCIVIYTIVKKTKFRAQQTVPDIFIFSLSIVDLLFLLGMPFLIHQLVGNGSWCFGATMCTVITALDSNSQTVSTYILTVMTLDRYLATVHPIRFNHVRTPCMAVSAVSLVWLLSLLSITPVWMYAGLMPLRDGSVGCALLLPNPATDTYWFTLYQFVLAFALPLVVICVVFFKILKNMAATVAPLPQRSLRVRTRKVTRMAVAICLAFFICWAPYYILQLAHLGVQRPSFAFLYAYNIAISMGYANSCINPLLYIVLSETFKRQFIVAIRLGHRDLRVDPGMADGSVSLRLAPDGAQQSQSSRELLPVTVAVH; via the exons ATGGATTTCATCACTGATCCTGAGGATAATTCCAGCTTCCAGTATAATCTCTCTGGGATTGTTCATGCAG ACCCCAGCGAGCCCTATCACAATGTGCTCATGCCAAGCATTTACGGAGTCATCTGCTTTGTGGGGATCATTGGGAACTGCATTGTTATCTACACCATAGTCAAGAAGACCAAGTTTCGGGCTCAGCAGACGGTGCCTGACATTTTCATCTTCAGCCTGTCCATTGTGGACCTGCTCTTCCTTCTGGGAATGCCGTTCCTCATCCACCAGCTGGTGGGAAACGGCTCTTGGTGTTTTGGAGCCACCATGTGCACTGTCATCACCGCATTGGACTCCAACAGCCAGACCGTCAGCACCTACATCCTGACCGTCATGACGCTGGACCGATACTTGGCCACGGTCCACCCTATCCGCTTCAACCATGTGCGCACCCCGTGCATGGCTGTCTCTGCGGTCAGCCTGGTGTGGCTACTCTCCCTGCTCTCCATTACGCCTGTTTGGATGTACGCTGGCCTCATGCCTCTACGAGATGGCTCTGTGGGTTGCGCTCTTCTTCTCCCCAACCCAGCCACAGACACCTACTGGTTCACCCTCTACCAGTTCGTGCTGGCTTTCGCCCTGCCGTTGGTGGTCATCTGTGTGGTCTTCTTCAAGATCCTCAAGAACATGGCTGCCACTGTCGCTCCTCTTCCACAGCGCAGTCTTCGCGTCCGTACGAGGAAGGTTACCCGAATGGCGGTGGCTATCTGCTTGGCTTTCTTCATCTGCTGGGCTCCGTATTACATCTTACAGCTGGCCCACCTGGGCGTCCAGAGGCCGAGCTTCGCCTTCCTCTACGCTTATAACATCGCCATCAGCATGGGATATGCGAACAGCTGCATCAACCCACTTCTGTACATCGTACTTAGCGAGACCTTCAAGAGGCAATTCATTGTGGCCATCCGACTGGGCCACAGGGACCTACGGGTCGATCCTGGGATGGCAGATGGCAGCGTGAGTCTACGCTTGGCTCCCGACGGGGCACAGCAGTCCCAGTCCTCCAGAGAGCTCCTGCCCGTCACGGTGGctgtgcactga